The following is a genomic window from Methanomassiliicoccales archaeon.
GAAAACGATCCTTAGAAAGATCCGGTTCTATGGATGAGCCTCATCGATCCGTCGGCATAAGCTCAACAATGACCGACTGGCGCCCCAGCTTCTCGGGCCAGCAGGTCCATCTTTATCCTTAACGGAATTTATTACAGTGCCAGGCAATATTCGTCATTCCTTGACGAATTAATGTCCCAGTGTTGATTTCAGAAAGAATGAGGTGCTAGGCCACAAGGGTGGCCGCTCAGTTTGGCACAGGTGATCCGACCGCTGACTCAGCCCCGCTCCCCTTCGAGCGTAGGTAGTCCACGGTAAGGCTGTTCCCGTCAGGGCCTGACCCGTTCTCCGTGATCAGAGCAAGGAGCGCAACCCTCCAGCTGCACCCCAGAGCTGCCACCGACCCCGTAGGACAGAGCCTCAACATCAACGGTTGGGCCTATGCCTCCCCGGATACGACGCCCCTCGTTGTCACCCCCGCTTATCGACGATTTCGGTGTAAAAGGACACGCCGAGCGTCCCGGTCTAGCCTAGCGCCCCCAATTAAGCATACAAGCTATTTAAACGCAATGTATCCCGCTGGCCTAGCCAACAGATGGGGTAATGAAAAACAAAGCACGGTCGACGCAATACCAACCTATCCCGAGAGGAAAATTAGTAAAAGCCCCTGGCAACAATATGATGCCCGTGAGTGAATTTACAGCGCTCCCTTTGGCAAAGCCCGATTGGCTGAGGACGATCGCGGCGGTCGGCGGGGACTTCGATAGGGTTAGGGAAGTGACAAGGAAACATTCCTTGCACACTGTCTGTGATTCTTCCCACTGTCCAAACATTCGAGAGTGCTGGTCAGAAAGAAGCGCGACCTTCATGATCCTAGGAGACATGTGCACCCGGCATTGCAGGTTCTGCGCGGTCAACCATGGCGACCCCAAAGGAGAAAACGATGATTCGGAACCATCAAGGGTCGCCGAGGCCATAAAAGAGCTTGGGTTGAAGTATGTGGTCATAACCAGTGTCACCCGGGATGACCTTAAGGATGGTGGTGCATCGGCCTTCGCAGAGACGGTCCGAGCGATACGCGAAGTATCGGATTGCCGCGTCGAGCTCCTTATACCGGACCTGTCCGGCAAGGAGAACGCGCTCCGGGTGCTAGCCGATTCCGTACCGGATGTGATCGGTCACAACATAGAGACCGTCGAGCGCCTCCAAAGGATGGTAAGAGATCCCAGATCCTCCTATGCCGGGTCGCTGAATTTGTTAGGCTGGCTGAAGGGTTTGTATCCAGATATGGTAACAAAGAGTTCCATGATGCTCGGCCTGGGAGAGACCCGGGATGAGACCGTGCGCACAATGTCGGACCTGCGTGCCGTCGGGGTTGACGCGATCGCGATAGGGCAGTACCTTAAACCCAAGGGAGGCAACCTCCCGATTTCGGAATATGTGGAACCGGCTGCGTTCAAGAGCCTCGAGGAACAAGCTCGTGCCATGGGGTTCCGGTTCATCACGTGTGGACCCTTGGTCCGTACATCTTACAAAGCACAGAGGATCCTAGAATTGATCGGAGGGGCATAAAATGTTGATCGACGATTTCAACCCGCTCGAGGGTAAGATGCTGCAGATACTGAAGACCGATGGGACCGTGGTCGAGGGGTTGGACCCGAAGCTCGACGATTCCGTCCTGCTCCAGGCGTACAGGACGATGGTATTGACCCGTGTGGCCGACGAGAAGGCGGTCAAGCTTCAGAGGCAGGGCCGTTTGGGCGCATACCCTCCTTGCAAGGGTCAGGAGGCGGCTGTGATCGGACCGGCCATGGCGATGAGGAAGGATGACTGGTTCGTCTGGTCGTTCCGGGAGATGGGCGGTCTCCTTTATCATCAGATACCCCTGATGAGCCAGTTCCTCTACTGGATGGGGAATGAGATGGGCTCACACTACCCCGATGACGTTCGCGCCCTGCCTTCCTCCGTCCCGGTAGGGTCGCAGCTCACCCATGCCG
Proteins encoded in this region:
- the lipA gene encoding lipoyl synthase, which encodes MPVSEFTALPLAKPDWLRTIAAVGGDFDRVREVTRKHSLHTVCDSSHCPNIRECWSERSATFMILGDMCTRHCRFCAVNHGDPKGENDDSEPSRVAEAIKELGLKYVVITSVTRDDLKDGGASAFAETVRAIREVSDCRVELLIPDLSGKENALRVLADSVPDVIGHNIETVERLQRMVRDPRSSYAGSLNLLGWLKGLYPDMVTKSSMMLGLGETRDETVRTMSDLRAVGVDAIAIGQYLKPKGGNLPISEYVEPAAFKSLEEQARAMGFRFITCGPLVRTSYKAQRILELIGGA